A stretch of Bombus vancouverensis nearcticus chromosome 13, iyBomVanc1_principal, whole genome shotgun sequence DNA encodes these proteins:
- the LOC117162369 gene encoding uncharacterized protein LOC117162369 isoform X1, which produces MSITASTERMDTTKDLPKKKFININLLSLKLLLFLFFGGIGCLFPFLPLHMTEMGLSIDQIRMISIISPAVAILGPLFAAPIADKLAGHQGRGDKTSTGRYLRVMIAIACFLSAIFYAFLLLIPTADRIEPPKERKPDLKFSCDQTGAVVLQERCKDDISCHRWSDETRVGPLLLKGCNYACYPIGSKRWDSDDNDGSTTSGTTNSDVIVLDGSGETTVIPLESEIYAQLNVQEQEETKKTRRFAMPESEPPHLCFKEGDSVVCHVYTKYSGNLAINATLKQALNNESDRDWCAYPLAEYFACRIPPELETRMAEVYQSCSIECSLADPYTLPDSVLIESQCQQTEDWTHLVFWTYLAIRSAADIFPTTAVALIDAAVVIATRETSCGRGDVGRQLAFGSLGFAIFGPLTGYLCTLIENLNSFYYLPIGIHVVMMLLAALVALCANGMPLSPPEWWWHTRSGMLALPMSAIKRYGSETVALVIVLIIMGTFWSAMDSYLPLHLQKLGADELPISVAMTVGAVPAFLFLWKSEHLVDYCGHSNLLITAFTVYIIRFTGLGFVVEPWWSLIFEALEVFTLGIMWVTAILYLRHLVPRHLTVTAQALPVIAHFCVGRCIGAVVGAYISVNESDIVDSLRFVYRCMAVAAAAVAGLYFVLYHGLLKPRCHAHTIQGPRQPPTIVQAMNGNGNYTPLRVYHNGMGRKGQFRY; this is translated from the exons atgtcgATCACGGCGTCCACGGAGAGAATGGACACAACCAAGGACCTGCCCAAGAAGAAGTTTATTAACATCAATCTTCTCTCGTTGAAACTACTGTTATTCCTCTTTTTTGGAG GAATAGGATGTCTCTTCCCTTTTCTTCCTTTACATATGACTGAAATGGGATTGAGCATCGACCAGATCCGAATGATCTCAATAATCTCGCCAGCAGTCGCGATCTTAGGGCCTCTGTTTGCCGCTCCAATCGCAGATAAGTTAGCAGGTCATCAAGGAAGAGGCGACAAAACTTCAACTGGTCGTTACCTCAGGGTGATGATTGCCATTGCCTGCTTCCTCTCTGCCATTTTCTATGCTTTTCTTCTATTGATTCCTACAGCTGATCGCATTGAACctccaaaagaaagaaaacctGATCTAAAGTTTAGCTGCGATCAAACAGGAGCGGTGGTGTTGCAAGAAAGATGCAAAGATGATATTTCTTGCCACAGATGGTCTGACGAAACCAGAGTTGGCCCATTGCTTCTGAAAGGATGCAATTATGCTTGTTACCCTATAGGATCAAAACGATGGGATTCCGACGATAACGATGGTTCCACTACTTCTGGAACGACCAATTCCGATGTTATTGTTCTAGATGGCAGTGGCGAAACAACGGTGATTCCTCTCGAGAGTGAAATATACGCCCAGCTAAATGTGCAG GaacaagaagaaacgaaaaaaacgCGAAGATTCGCCATGCCTGAAAGCGAACCACCTCATTTATGTTTTAAAGAGGGTGATAGTGTTGTTTGTCATGTTTACACCAAATATTCAGGCAATTTAGCTATAAATGCTACTCTGAAACAAGCCTTGAACAATGAAAGTGATCGAGATTGGTGTGCATATCCTCTGGCTGAGTACTTTGCTTGTCGTATACCTCCTGAACTTGAAACCAGAATGGCAGAAGTTTATCAGAGTTGTTCCATTGAATGTAGCTTAGCTGATCCATATACTCTTCCAG ATAGCGTCCTCATAGAGAGCCAATGCCAACAGACAGAAGATTGGACCCACCTAGTATTCTGGACATATTTAGCTATTCGATCAGCTGCAGACATTTTCCCAACAACGGCTGTAGCTCTGATCGATGCAGCAGTTGTAATAGCCACCAGAGAAACATCCTGTGGACGCGGAGACGTAGGACGACAGTTGGCCTTCGGTTCGCTTGGCTTTGCCATCTTCGGTCCTCTAACCGGCTATTTATGCACtcttatagaaaatttgaacTCTTTCTATTATTTGCCAATCGGTATACACGTGGTTATGATGCTCTTGGCAGCCTTGGTAGCTCTTTGTGCGAACGGGATGCCTCTCAGTCCACCGGAATGGTGGTGGCATACTAGAAGTGGCATGTTAGCACTTCCCATGAGCGCCATCAAGAGATACGGTAGTGAAACTGTCGCTCTAGTAATTGTACTGATCATTATGGGGACTTTCTGGAGCGCCATGGATAGTTATCTACCTTT ACATCTACAAAAGTTAGGAGCTGACGAACTTCCCATTAGTGTAGCTATGACAGTCGGAGCTGTTCCAGCGTTTCTATTTCTTTGGAAATCTGAACATTTAGTTGACTACTGTGGTCACAGTAACCTTCTCATCACTGCCTTCACTGTGTATATTATTAG GTTTACTGGTTTAGGCTTCGTAGTAGAACCTTGGTGGTCTCTAATTTTCGAGGCTCTTGAAGTATTCACGCTAGGTATCATGTGGGTTACTGCCATTCTTTACCTACGACATCTCGTCCCGCGTCACTTGACTGTGACTGCTCAAGCATTACCTGTGATTGCGCATTTCTGCGTTG GTCGATGCATCGGAGCCGTGGTTGGTGCTTACATCAGCGTCAACGAGTCTGACATCGTTGACTCGTTAAGATTCGTTTACCGTTGTATGGCCGTCGCTGCTGCGGCTGTTGCCGGTTTATACTTCGTCCTATATCACGGCCTATTAAAACCGCGATGTCATGCACACACCATACAAGGCCCACGACAACCCCCCACTATCGTACAGG CGatgaatggaaatggaaattacacACCACTCAGGGTTTATCACAACGGTATGGGTAGAAAAGGTCAATTCCGCTATTGA
- the LOC117162369 gene encoding uncharacterized protein LOC117162369 isoform X2 — protein sequence MSITASTERMDTTKDLPKKKFININLLSLKLLLFLFFGGIGCLFPFLPLHMTEMGLSIDQIRMISIISPAVAILGPLFAAPIADKLAGHQGRGDKTSTGRYLRVMIAIACFLSAIFYAFLLLIPTADRIEPPKERKPDLKFSCDQTGAVVLQERCKDDISCHRWSDETRVGPLLLKGCNYACYPIGSKRWDSDDNDGSTTSGTTNSDVIVLDGSGETTVIPLESEIYAQLNVQEQEETKKTRRFAMPESEPPHLCFKEGDSVVCHVYTKYSGNLAINATLKQALNNESDRDWCAYPLAEYFACRIPPELETRMAEVYQSCSIECSLADPYTLPDSVLIESQCQQTEDWTHLVFWTYLAIRSAADIFPTTAVALIDAAVVIATRETSCGRGDVGRQLAFGSLGFAIFGPLTGYLCTLIENLNSFYYLPIGIHVVMMLLAALVALCANGMPLSPPEWWWHTRSGMLALPMSAIKRYGSETVALVIVLIIMGTFWSAMDSYLPLHLQKLGADELPISVAMTVGAVPAFLFLWKSEHLVDYCGHSNLLITAFTVYIIRFTGLGFVVEPWWSLIFEALEVFTLGIMWVTAILYLRHLVPRHLTVTAQALPVIAHFCVGRCIGAVVGAYISVNESDIVDSLRFVYRCMAVAAAAVAGLYFVLYHGLLKPRCHAHTIQGPRQPPTIVQAAIKEYELSE from the exons atgtcgATCACGGCGTCCACGGAGAGAATGGACACAACCAAGGACCTGCCCAAGAAGAAGTTTATTAACATCAATCTTCTCTCGTTGAAACTACTGTTATTCCTCTTTTTTGGAG GAATAGGATGTCTCTTCCCTTTTCTTCCTTTACATATGACTGAAATGGGATTGAGCATCGACCAGATCCGAATGATCTCAATAATCTCGCCAGCAGTCGCGATCTTAGGGCCTCTGTTTGCCGCTCCAATCGCAGATAAGTTAGCAGGTCATCAAGGAAGAGGCGACAAAACTTCAACTGGTCGTTACCTCAGGGTGATGATTGCCATTGCCTGCTTCCTCTCTGCCATTTTCTATGCTTTTCTTCTATTGATTCCTACAGCTGATCGCATTGAACctccaaaagaaagaaaacctGATCTAAAGTTTAGCTGCGATCAAACAGGAGCGGTGGTGTTGCAAGAAAGATGCAAAGATGATATTTCTTGCCACAGATGGTCTGACGAAACCAGAGTTGGCCCATTGCTTCTGAAAGGATGCAATTATGCTTGTTACCCTATAGGATCAAAACGATGGGATTCCGACGATAACGATGGTTCCACTACTTCTGGAACGACCAATTCCGATGTTATTGTTCTAGATGGCAGTGGCGAAACAACGGTGATTCCTCTCGAGAGTGAAATATACGCCCAGCTAAATGTGCAG GaacaagaagaaacgaaaaaaacgCGAAGATTCGCCATGCCTGAAAGCGAACCACCTCATTTATGTTTTAAAGAGGGTGATAGTGTTGTTTGTCATGTTTACACCAAATATTCAGGCAATTTAGCTATAAATGCTACTCTGAAACAAGCCTTGAACAATGAAAGTGATCGAGATTGGTGTGCATATCCTCTGGCTGAGTACTTTGCTTGTCGTATACCTCCTGAACTTGAAACCAGAATGGCAGAAGTTTATCAGAGTTGTTCCATTGAATGTAGCTTAGCTGATCCATATACTCTTCCAG ATAGCGTCCTCATAGAGAGCCAATGCCAACAGACAGAAGATTGGACCCACCTAGTATTCTGGACATATTTAGCTATTCGATCAGCTGCAGACATTTTCCCAACAACGGCTGTAGCTCTGATCGATGCAGCAGTTGTAATAGCCACCAGAGAAACATCCTGTGGACGCGGAGACGTAGGACGACAGTTGGCCTTCGGTTCGCTTGGCTTTGCCATCTTCGGTCCTCTAACCGGCTATTTATGCACtcttatagaaaatttgaacTCTTTCTATTATTTGCCAATCGGTATACACGTGGTTATGATGCTCTTGGCAGCCTTGGTAGCTCTTTGTGCGAACGGGATGCCTCTCAGTCCACCGGAATGGTGGTGGCATACTAGAAGTGGCATGTTAGCACTTCCCATGAGCGCCATCAAGAGATACGGTAGTGAAACTGTCGCTCTAGTAATTGTACTGATCATTATGGGGACTTTCTGGAGCGCCATGGATAGTTATCTACCTTT ACATCTACAAAAGTTAGGAGCTGACGAACTTCCCATTAGTGTAGCTATGACAGTCGGAGCTGTTCCAGCGTTTCTATTTCTTTGGAAATCTGAACATTTAGTTGACTACTGTGGTCACAGTAACCTTCTCATCACTGCCTTCACTGTGTATATTATTAG GTTTACTGGTTTAGGCTTCGTAGTAGAACCTTGGTGGTCTCTAATTTTCGAGGCTCTTGAAGTATTCACGCTAGGTATCATGTGGGTTACTGCCATTCTTTACCTACGACATCTCGTCCCGCGTCACTTGACTGTGACTGCTCAAGCATTACCTGTGATTGCGCATTTCTGCGTTG GTCGATGCATCGGAGCCGTGGTTGGTGCTTACATCAGCGTCAACGAGTCTGACATCGTTGACTCGTTAAGATTCGTTTACCGTTGTATGGCCGTCGCTGCTGCGGCTGTTGCCGGTTTATACTTCGTCCTATATCACGGCCTATTAAAACCGCGATGTCATGCACACACCATACAAGGCCCACGACAACCCCCCACTATCGTACAGG CTGCTATTAAGGAATATGAATTAAGTGAGTAG
- the LOC117162369 gene encoding uncharacterized protein LOC117162369 isoform X3 has product MSITASTERMDTTKDLPKKKFININLLSLKLLLFLFFGGIGCLFPFLPLHMTEMGLSIDQIRMISIISPAVAILGPLFAAPIADKLAGHQGRGDKTSTGRYLRVMIAIACFLSAIFYAFLLLIPTADRIEPPKERKPDLKFSCDQTGAVVLQERCKDDISCHRWSDETRVGPLLLKGCNYACYPIGSKRWDSDDNDGSTTSGTTNSDVIVLDGSGETTVIPLESEIYAQLNVQEQEETKKTRRFAMPESEPPHLCFKEGDSVVCHVYTKYSGNLAINATLKQALNNESDRDWCAYPLAEYFACRIPPELETRMAEVYQSCSIECSLADPYTLPDSVLIESQCQQTEDWTHLVFWTYLAIRSAADIFPTTAVALIDAAVVIATRETSCGRGDVGRQLAFGSLGFAIFGPLTGYLCTLIENLNSFYYLPIGIHVVMMLLAALVALCANGMPLSPPEWWWHTRSGMLALPMSAIKRYGSETVALVIVLIIMGTFWSAMDSYLPLHLQKLGADELPISVAMTVGAVPAFLFLWKSEHLVDYCGHSNLLITAFTVYIIRSMHRSRGWCLHQRQRV; this is encoded by the exons atgtcgATCACGGCGTCCACGGAGAGAATGGACACAACCAAGGACCTGCCCAAGAAGAAGTTTATTAACATCAATCTTCTCTCGTTGAAACTACTGTTATTCCTCTTTTTTGGAG GAATAGGATGTCTCTTCCCTTTTCTTCCTTTACATATGACTGAAATGGGATTGAGCATCGACCAGATCCGAATGATCTCAATAATCTCGCCAGCAGTCGCGATCTTAGGGCCTCTGTTTGCCGCTCCAATCGCAGATAAGTTAGCAGGTCATCAAGGAAGAGGCGACAAAACTTCAACTGGTCGTTACCTCAGGGTGATGATTGCCATTGCCTGCTTCCTCTCTGCCATTTTCTATGCTTTTCTTCTATTGATTCCTACAGCTGATCGCATTGAACctccaaaagaaagaaaacctGATCTAAAGTTTAGCTGCGATCAAACAGGAGCGGTGGTGTTGCAAGAAAGATGCAAAGATGATATTTCTTGCCACAGATGGTCTGACGAAACCAGAGTTGGCCCATTGCTTCTGAAAGGATGCAATTATGCTTGTTACCCTATAGGATCAAAACGATGGGATTCCGACGATAACGATGGTTCCACTACTTCTGGAACGACCAATTCCGATGTTATTGTTCTAGATGGCAGTGGCGAAACAACGGTGATTCCTCTCGAGAGTGAAATATACGCCCAGCTAAATGTGCAG GaacaagaagaaacgaaaaaaacgCGAAGATTCGCCATGCCTGAAAGCGAACCACCTCATTTATGTTTTAAAGAGGGTGATAGTGTTGTTTGTCATGTTTACACCAAATATTCAGGCAATTTAGCTATAAATGCTACTCTGAAACAAGCCTTGAACAATGAAAGTGATCGAGATTGGTGTGCATATCCTCTGGCTGAGTACTTTGCTTGTCGTATACCTCCTGAACTTGAAACCAGAATGGCAGAAGTTTATCAGAGTTGTTCCATTGAATGTAGCTTAGCTGATCCATATACTCTTCCAG ATAGCGTCCTCATAGAGAGCCAATGCCAACAGACAGAAGATTGGACCCACCTAGTATTCTGGACATATTTAGCTATTCGATCAGCTGCAGACATTTTCCCAACAACGGCTGTAGCTCTGATCGATGCAGCAGTTGTAATAGCCACCAGAGAAACATCCTGTGGACGCGGAGACGTAGGACGACAGTTGGCCTTCGGTTCGCTTGGCTTTGCCATCTTCGGTCCTCTAACCGGCTATTTATGCACtcttatagaaaatttgaacTCTTTCTATTATTTGCCAATCGGTATACACGTGGTTATGATGCTCTTGGCAGCCTTGGTAGCTCTTTGTGCGAACGGGATGCCTCTCAGTCCACCGGAATGGTGGTGGCATACTAGAAGTGGCATGTTAGCACTTCCCATGAGCGCCATCAAGAGATACGGTAGTGAAACTGTCGCTCTAGTAATTGTACTGATCATTATGGGGACTTTCTGGAGCGCCATGGATAGTTATCTACCTTT ACATCTACAAAAGTTAGGAGCTGACGAACTTCCCATTAGTGTAGCTATGACAGTCGGAGCTGTTCCAGCGTTTCTATTTCTTTGGAAATCTGAACATTTAGTTGACTACTGTGGTCACAGTAACCTTCTCATCACTGCCTTCACTGTGTATATTATTAG GTCGATGCATCGGAGCCGTGGTTGGTGCTTACATCAGCGTCAACGAGTCTGA